The following coding sequences are from one Carassius gibelio isolate Cgi1373 ecotype wild population from Czech Republic chromosome B7, carGib1.2-hapl.c, whole genome shotgun sequence window:
- the LOC127961460 gene encoding leukotriene B4 receptor 1-like: MDPVNSNTTNGSETILSNTSGAVTGTLILGLVFLLGVPGNVFIIWSILARARRRSITILLILNLAFADGFLMLLTPFFMVYLFQRSWIFGLLLCKVLFYLCCANMYASIFLIMLMSLHRLVAIVWPKSVGVLTDRRMLTQLLAGLWVLALGLSVPVLVFRNIKEVNKESQSLVCDCFHPQPRYEVMQYGMETLLGFLLPYGVIIGSYVCILRRIRKTRFRRRIRSEKLILVIIISFGLFWLPYHIINMVQVAAALYPEDSPTKKNLKHIRAKMRALTSTVAFVSSCINPVLYTFAGKSFIRREGLAFMARLFDGTALETTRRTRRSNQNSRDREKDTDEGESLKDKDSDSTTTPTNANSVNKVVPQKNGK, from the exons ATGGATCCAGTAAACTCTAACACAACTAATGGAAGCGAGACGATCTTGAGCAACACCAGTGGAGCGGTCACTGGCACGTTGATCCTTGGCCTTGTGTTCCTCCTCGGCGTCCCCGGGAACGTCTTCATCATCTGGAGCATCTTGGCTCGAGCGCGGCGTCGCTCCATCACCATCCTTCTGATCCTGAACCTCGCCTTCGCCGATGGCTTCCTCATGTTGCTGACGCCTTTCTTCATGGTTTATTTGTTTCAGCGCAGTTGGATCTTCGGCTTATTGCTGTGCAAAGTCCTGTTCTACCTCTGCTGTGCCAACATGTACGCTTCCATATTTCTGATCATGCTGATGAGTCTCCACAGGCTGGTGGCAATAGTGTGGCCGAAGAGTGTTGGTGTGCTGACGGACCGCAGGATGCTCACGCAGCTGCTGGCAGGACTCTGGGTGCTCGCTTTGGGACTCTCTGTGCCCGTTTTGGTTTTCAGGAACATCAAAGAGGTCAACAAAGAGTCTCAGAGTCTTGTGTGTGACTGCTTTCATCCACAACCACGATAT GAGGTGATGCAGTATGGTATGGAAACATTACTGGGCTTCTTGTTGCCATACGGCGTGATCATAGGCAGTTACGTGTGCATCCTGCGCAGAATACGCAAGACACGCTTTCGCAGACGCATCCGGAGCGAGAAACTGATCCTGGTGATCATCATCTCCTTCGGACTCTTCTGGCTGCCGTACCACATCATTAACATGGTGCAG GTGGCTGCTGCTTTATATCCAGAAGATTCtcccacaaaaaaaaa CCTAAAACACATCAGGGCGAAGATGCGAGCACTCACCTCTACCGTGGCCTTCGTCAGCAGCTGCATAAACCCCGTCCTCTACACCTTCGCTGGGAAGTCGTTCATCCGGCGGGAGGGCCTGGCCTTCATGGCACGGCTGTTCGATGGAACGGCGCTGGAAACGACGCGAAGGACCCGGCGCAGCAACCAGAACAGCCGCGATCGAGAGAAAGACACCGATGAAGGAGAAAGTCTCAAAGACAAAGACTCGGATTCCACCACCACCCCCACTAATGCAAACTCGGTTAATAAAGTTGTGCCACAGAAAAATGGTAAGTGA